The following proteins are encoded in a genomic region of Hymenobacter siberiensis:
- a CDS encoding DUF3467 domain-containing protein has product MQPTDQNPDPNAINIELSEAMAEGEYANLAMIAHSNSEFVIDFIRMMPGLPKAKVKARIVVTPEHAKRLLQALTENIERFEAAFGPIKMQNEAPSYPMNFGGAVGEA; this is encoded by the coding sequence ATGCAACCAACCGACCAAAATCCGGACCCCAACGCCATCAATATCGAGCTTTCCGAAGCCATGGCCGAGGGCGAATACGCCAACCTTGCCATGATTGCGCACAGCAACAGCGAGTTCGTGATTGACTTCATCCGCATGATGCCCGGCCTGCCCAAGGCCAAGGTGAAGGCGCGCATCGTCGTCACGCCCGAGCACGCCAAGCGCCTGCTGCAAGCCCTCACCGAGAACATCGAGCGGTTTGAAGCCGCCTTTGGCCCTATTAAGATGCAGAACGAAGCCCCGAGCTACCCGATGAACTTCGGCGGCGCGGTAGGTGAGGCGTAG
- the fusA gene encoding elongation factor G → MAVNKELQYLRNIGIMAHIDAGKTTTSERILYYTGKTHKIGEVHDGAATMDWMEQEQERGITITSAATTTFWNYPTDVKGDPTPDTHQYKINLIDTPGHVDFTVEVERSLRVLDGAVALFCAVSGVEPQSETVWRQADKYSVPRICFVNKMDRAGADFFKAVNEIKEKLGANPVPLQIPIGAEDTFKGVVDLLTGKAIVWDDATEGKSYSEIPVPEDLVETVAEWRQKLVESVAEYDDALLEKFFDNPDSITKEEMMVVIRQAVIDMKFSPVLCGSAFKNKGVQTMLDAVMAYLPSPLDMPAIIGTDPDTGAEIERHPDNTEPFTALAFKIATDPFVGRLCFFRCYSGVLDAGSYVLNNRTGKKERISRLMQMHSNKQNPIDKIQAGDIAAGVGFKDIRTGDTLSEEKHPIVLESMSFPEPVIGYAIEPKTQADVDRMGMAIAKLIEEDPTLKVNTDPETGQTVLRGMGELHLEIIIDRMRREFKVEINQGAPMVAYKEILTKKVDHRETYKKQTGGRGKFGDIVFELGPKETDPEKPGFEFDNAIVGGVIPREFIAPIQKGFEEAMKQGPLAGFPIEGMKVRLYHGSFHDVDSDALSFELAARGGFREAARQAGPKLLEPIMSVEVVCPDEYTGPVTGDLNRRRGLMKGMDTKGGAQLIKADVPLSELFGYVTALRTISSGRASASLTFSHYEQVPTNMAEAIIAKVKGSK, encoded by the coding sequence ATGGCCGTTAACAAAGAACTTCAATACCTCCGTAACATCGGGATTATGGCGCACATCGACGCCGGTAAGACCACGACGTCGGAGCGTATTCTGTATTACACGGGTAAAACCCACAAAATCGGGGAAGTGCACGATGGTGCCGCCACGATGGACTGGATGGAGCAGGAGCAGGAGCGCGGCATCACGATTACCTCGGCTGCCACCACCACGTTCTGGAACTACCCCACCGACGTGAAGGGTGACCCCACGCCGGATACCCACCAGTACAAAATCAACCTCATTGACACCCCCGGCCACGTTGACTTCACGGTAGAAGTAGAACGTTCGTTGCGTGTGCTCGATGGTGCCGTGGCATTGTTCTGCGCCGTTTCGGGCGTTGAGCCGCAGTCGGAAACCGTATGGCGTCAGGCTGACAAGTACAGCGTGCCCCGTATCTGCTTCGTGAACAAGATGGACCGCGCCGGTGCCGACTTCTTCAAGGCCGTTAACGAAATTAAGGAGAAGCTGGGTGCTAACCCCGTGCCGCTGCAGATTCCGATTGGCGCTGAAGATACTTTCAAAGGCGTAGTTGACCTGCTCACTGGCAAAGCCATTGTGTGGGACGATGCTACCGAAGGTAAGTCGTACAGCGAAATCCCCGTTCCTGAGGACCTCGTTGAGACGGTAGCCGAGTGGCGTCAGAAGCTCGTTGAGAGCGTAGCCGAGTATGATGACGCGTTGCTGGAGAAATTCTTCGACAACCCCGATTCCATTACGAAAGAGGAAATGATGGTCGTTATCCGCCAGGCGGTTATTGACATGAAGTTCTCGCCCGTATTGTGCGGTTCAGCCTTCAAAAACAAGGGTGTACAGACGATGCTGGATGCCGTCATGGCTTACCTGCCGTCGCCCCTCGACATGCCCGCCATCATCGGTACCGACCCCGACACCGGGGCCGAAATTGAGCGTCACCCCGATAACACGGAGCCTTTCACCGCACTGGCGTTTAAAATTGCTACCGACCCGTTCGTAGGCCGTCTGTGCTTCTTCCGCTGCTACAGCGGCGTGCTGGATGCTGGCTCGTACGTGCTCAACAACCGCACCGGCAAAAAGGAGCGTATCTCGCGCCTCATGCAGATGCACTCCAACAAGCAGAACCCGATTGACAAAATCCAGGCGGGCGACATTGCGGCAGGTGTTGGTTTCAAGGATATCCGCACCGGCGATACGCTGAGCGAAGAGAAGCACCCCATCGTCCTCGAGTCGATGAGCTTCCCCGAGCCGGTAATTGGCTACGCTATTGAGCCAAAAACCCAAGCTGACGTTGACCGGATGGGCATGGCCATCGCCAAGCTCATCGAGGAAGACCCCACGCTGAAAGTGAACACCGACCCTGAAACGGGCCAGACCGTTCTCCGTGGCATGGGTGAGCTACACCTTGAAATCATCATCGACCGTATGCGTCGTGAATTCAAAGTGGAAATCAACCAGGGTGCCCCGATGGTGGCTTACAAGGAGATTCTCACCAAGAAAGTCGACCACCGCGAAACCTACAAGAAGCAGACCGGTGGCCGCGGTAAATTCGGCGACATCGTGTTTGAGCTCGGTCCGAAAGAGACCGACCCGGAAAAGCCCGGCTTCGAGTTCGATAATGCCATTGTGGGCGGTGTTATCCCCCGCGAATTCATTGCCCCCATCCAGAAGGGTTTTGAAGAAGCCATGAAGCAAGGTCCGTTGGCCGGCTTCCCGATTGAGGGCATGAAAGTGCGTCTCTACCACGGTTCCTTCCACGACGTTGACTCGGACGCCCTGTCGTTCGAACTCGCCGCCCGTGGTGGTTTCCGCGAAGCTGCCCGCCAGGCTGGTCCGAAATTGCTCGAGCCTATCATGAGCGTGGAAGTGGTGTGCCCCGACGAGTATACGGGTCCCGTAACTGGTGACTTGAACCGTCGTCGCGGTCTGATGAAAGGCATGGACACCAAAGGCGGTGCCCAGCTGATTAAGGCTGACGTTCCGTTGTCGGAGCTGTTCGGCTACGTAACTGCACTCCGTACGATTTCGTCGGGTCGGGCTTCGGCTTCGCTCACGTTCTCGCACTACGAGCAGGTGCCGACCAACATGGCCGAAGCCATCATCGCTAAAGTAAAAGGAAGTAAATAA
- the rpsL gene encoding 30S ribosomal protein S12 has protein sequence MPTINQLVRKGREALTTKSKSPALDSCPQRRGVCTRVYTTTPKKPNSAMRKVARVRLTNGKEVNAYIPGEGHNLQEHSIVLIRGGRVKDLPGVRYHIIRGALDTAGVSGRTQRRSKYGAKRPKPGQPAAAAKGAPAKKKK, from the coding sequence ATGCCAACCATCAATCAGTTAGTACGGAAAGGCCGTGAGGCTTTGACTACCAAGTCGAAGTCGCCCGCCCTTGATTCGTGCCCGCAGCGTCGGGGCGTATGCACTCGTGTGTATACCACCACGCCTAAGAAGCCGAACTCGGCTATGCGCAAAGTGGCCCGTGTGCGCCTTACCAACGGTAAGGAAGTAAACGCATACATCCCCGGTGAAGGCCACAACCTCCAGGAACACAGCATCGTGCTGATTCGTGGTGGCCGGGTTAAAGACTTGCCAGGTGTTCGCTACCACATTATCCGTGGCGCCCTGGACACCGCCGGTGTAAGCGGCCGGACCCAGCGTCGTTCTAAGTACGGTGCCAAGCGTCCGAAGCCCGGTCAGCCCGCCGCAGCAGCGAAGGGTGCACCCGCTAAGAAGAAAAAGTAA
- the rpsG gene encoding 30S ribosomal protein S7 — MRKSKPKKRILLPDPKYKETLVTRFVNYMMYDGKKNLAYTIFYDACDLVEQRTKESGLEMWRKALNNVMPTVEVKSRRVGGATFQVPIEVRADRRISVGAKWMIQYARRRGEKTMKDKLAGEIIAAAKGEGAAVKKKDDTHRMAEANKAFSHFRF; from the coding sequence ATGAGAAAGTCAAAACCAAAAAAGCGCATCTTGCTGCCGGACCCTAAGTACAAGGAGACGCTGGTAACCCGCTTTGTGAACTACATGATGTACGATGGTAAGAAAAACCTGGCGTACACCATTTTCTACGATGCCTGTGACCTCGTGGAGCAGCGCACCAAGGAGAGCGGCCTCGAAATGTGGCGCAAAGCGTTGAACAACGTGATGCCCACCGTGGAAGTAAAGAGCCGCCGCGTAGGTGGTGCCACCTTCCAGGTTCCGATTGAAGTGCGTGCTGACCGCCGCATCTCGGTGGGTGCCAAGTGGATGATTCAGTACGCTCGTCGTCGTGGTGAGAAGACCATGAAGGACAAGCTGGCTGGCGAAATTATCGCCGCTGCTAAAGGTGAAGGTGCTGCCGTTAAGAAGAAAGACGACACCCACCGCATGGCTGAGGCCAACAAGGCCTTCTCGCACTTCCGTTTCTAA
- the rpoC gene encoding DNA-directed RNA polymerase subunit beta': MAFAKNKKVVQDFSKVTISLASPEAILERSTGEVVKPETINYRTYKPEMGGLFCERIFGPVKDWECHCGKYKRIRYKGIICDRCGVEVTEKKVRRERMGHIELVVPVAHIWYFKSLPNKIGYLLGLPTKKLDQIIYYERYVVVQPGSLAEEGVQILDFLTEDEYLDIIDKLPRENQMLPNEDPNKFIARMGADALHMLLERINLDELSYSLRDSAAHETSQQRKAEALKRLRVVEAFRDAATRVENRPEWMVIRMVPVIPPELRPLVPLDGGRFATSDLNDLYRRVIIRNNRLKRLIEIKAPEVILRNEKRMLQEAVDSLFDNSRKVNAVRAEGNRALKSLSDMLKGKQGRFRQNLLGKRVDYSGRSVIVVGPELKLHECGLPKNMAAELFKPFIIRKLIERGIVKTVKSAKKIVDRKDAVVWDILENVLKGHPVLLNRAPTLHRLGIQAFQPRLIEGKAIQLHPLVCTAFNADFDGDQMAVHVPLGPAAILEASMLMLASHNILNPANGAPIAVPSQDMVLGLYYVTKGKRSTENEKIVGEDRVFYSDEEVVIAINEGQLSKHAFIKVRTQIRDENDDLVTKIVDTVAGRVLFNQLVPEEVGFVDELLTKKKLQQIISTVFKRTGMARTAQFLDEIKTLGFQSAYKGGLSMGLGDIKIPMEKDVLVKQAQNDVKAVTQNYQMGLITDNERYNQVIDIWTRINNQITETLMGRLEKEDQGFNSIYMMMHSGARGSREQIRQLGGMRGLMAKPQKSLQGSIGEIIENPILSNFKEGLDVIEYFISTHGARKGLADTALKTADAGYLTRRLVDVSQDVIVNEPDCGTLRGIETFALKDNEDIVEPLAERILGRVTVHDIIDPLTGEVLLTSGSEIKEDTTRRIDATSIESVEIRSVLTCESKRGICAKCYGRNLASGRMVQRGEAVGVIAAQSIGEPGTQLTLRTFHVGGTASNIAVESNIKAKFAGVVEFEDVRTVATMTPEGVKGAVVMGRSGEVRIVEKGTGRVFTSNHVPYGSFMLVTEGQEVEKGTELNNWDPYNAVILAEFDGTVQFDAITEGVTYREESDEQTGHREKVIMESKAKDQNPSIIIRPGKKGDAEGQKGYSIPVGSHLNVENNEKITAGHILAKIPRSVGKTRDITGGLPRVTELFEARNPSNPAVVSEIDGVVTYGTVKRGNREIYVESKDGVKKKYMVPLSKHILVQDNDFIRAGMPLSDGAITPSDILSIQGPGAVQEYLVNEIQEVYRLQGVKINDKHIEVVVRQMMQKVVILDAGDTSFLENQVIDKIIFMAENDMIIDMKVVTEAGDSSNMKPGQIVTARRLRDENSSLKRRDLTLVQVRDAQPSVSRPTLQGITQASLGTASFISAASFQETTKVLSEAAIRGKADQLLGLKENVIVGHLIPAGTGLREYTRQIVGSKEEMEAAQAAQAAEAAVPAKRPSRAGKREVSAE; encoded by the coding sequence ATGGCTTTCGCAAAAAACAAGAAAGTAGTTCAGGACTTCTCCAAAGTCACGATTTCGCTGGCCTCGCCCGAAGCAATTCTGGAGCGTAGCACCGGCGAAGTGGTGAAGCCTGAAACCATCAACTACCGCACGTACAAGCCCGAGATGGGTGGTCTGTTCTGCGAGCGCATTTTCGGTCCCGTGAAGGACTGGGAGTGCCACTGCGGCAAGTACAAGCGGATTCGTTACAAGGGCATTATCTGCGACCGTTGCGGCGTGGAGGTGACCGAGAAGAAAGTGCGTCGTGAGCGCATGGGCCACATCGAGCTGGTGGTGCCCGTTGCCCACATCTGGTACTTCAAGTCGCTGCCTAACAAAATTGGCTACCTGCTGGGCCTGCCCACCAAGAAGCTCGACCAGATTATCTATTACGAGCGGTACGTAGTCGTACAGCCCGGCTCGCTGGCGGAAGAAGGCGTACAGATTCTCGACTTCCTCACCGAAGACGAGTACCTGGACATCATCGATAAGCTCCCCCGCGAGAACCAGATGCTGCCCAATGAGGACCCCAACAAGTTCATCGCCCGCATGGGTGCTGATGCTCTGCACATGCTGCTGGAGCGCATCAACCTGGACGAGCTGAGCTACTCGCTGCGTGACTCGGCTGCCCACGAAACTTCGCAGCAGCGTAAGGCTGAGGCGTTGAAGCGTCTGCGCGTAGTAGAGGCGTTCCGTGATGCCGCTACCCGCGTGGAAAACCGCCCCGAGTGGATGGTTATCCGCATGGTGCCCGTTATTCCCCCGGAACTGCGTCCCCTCGTTCCGCTCGACGGTGGCCGTTTCGCCACTTCCGACTTGAACGACCTGTACCGTCGCGTTATCATCCGTAACAACCGCCTCAAGCGCCTGATTGAAATTAAGGCTCCTGAAGTGATTCTGCGGAACGAGAAGCGCATGCTGCAGGAAGCCGTTGACTCCCTGTTCGACAACTCGCGCAAGGTGAACGCCGTGCGCGCCGAAGGCAACCGCGCTCTGAAGTCGCTGTCCGACATGCTGAAAGGCAAGCAGGGCCGTTTCCGTCAGAACCTGCTCGGTAAGCGTGTCGACTATTCGGGTCGTTCGGTAATTGTGGTTGGTCCTGAGCTGAAGCTGCACGAGTGCGGCCTGCCCAAGAACATGGCGGCCGAGCTGTTCAAGCCGTTCATCATCCGCAAGCTCATCGAGCGCGGCATTGTGAAGACGGTAAAGTCGGCTAAGAAAATTGTGGACCGCAAGGACGCTGTGGTATGGGACATCCTGGAGAATGTGCTGAAAGGCCACCCAGTGCTGCTCAACCGGGCTCCTACGCTTCACCGTCTGGGTATCCAGGCATTCCAGCCGCGCCTCATCGAGGGCAAGGCTATCCAGCTGCACCCCCTCGTTTGTACGGCCTTCAACGCTGACTTTGACGGTGACCAGATGGCTGTGCACGTGCCCCTCGGCCCGGCCGCTATCCTGGAAGCCTCCATGCTCATGCTGGCTTCGCACAACATCCTGAACCCCGCCAACGGCGCGCCCATCGCGGTGCCGTCGCAGGACATGGTTCTGGGTCTGTACTACGTTACCAAAGGCAAGCGCAGCACCGAAAACGAGAAGATTGTCGGTGAAGACCGGGTATTCTATTCGGACGAAGAAGTTGTTATCGCCATCAACGAAGGCCAGCTTTCGAAGCACGCTTTCATCAAGGTACGGACGCAGATTCGGGACGAAAACGACGACTTGGTAACCAAAATCGTCGATACCGTAGCCGGCCGCGTGCTGTTCAACCAGCTCGTGCCGGAAGAAGTAGGTTTCGTGGATGAGCTGCTGACCAAGAAGAAGCTCCAGCAAATCATCTCGACGGTGTTCAAGCGCACGGGCATGGCTCGTACGGCGCAGTTCCTAGACGAAATCAAGACTCTTGGCTTCCAGTCGGCCTATAAAGGCGGCCTGAGCATGGGCCTCGGTGATATCAAAATCCCGATGGAGAAGGACGTGCTGGTAAAGCAGGCGCAGAACGACGTGAAGGCCGTAACCCAGAACTACCAGATGGGTCTGATTACGGACAACGAGCGTTACAACCAGGTTATTGACATCTGGACGCGCATCAACAACCAGATTACGGAGACGCTGATGGGCCGCCTGGAAAAGGAGGACCAGGGCTTCAACTCCATCTACATGATGATGCACTCGGGAGCCCGTGGCTCGCGCGAGCAGATTCGTCAGCTGGGCGGTATGCGTGGCCTGATGGCCAAGCCGCAGAAGTCGCTGCAAGGTTCGATTGGCGAGATTATCGAAAACCCGATTCTGTCGAACTTCAAAGAAGGCCTTGACGTAATCGAGTACTTTATCTCGACGCATGGTGCCCGTAAAGGTCTGGCTGACACGGCTCTGAAGACGGCTGACGCCGGCTACCTAACCCGTCGTCTGGTAGACGTTTCGCAGGATGTAATCGTGAACGAGCCGGATTGCGGCACGCTGCGCGGTATCGAAACCTTTGCGTTGAAAGACAACGAAGACATCGTGGAGCCGCTGGCCGAGCGTATCCTGGGCCGTGTAACGGTGCACGATATCATTGACCCGTTGACCGGCGAAGTACTCCTGACTTCGGGTTCCGAAATCAAGGAAGACACGACCCGTCGTATTGATGCCACTAGCATTGAATCGGTGGAAATCCGCTCGGTGCTGACTTGCGAAAGCAAGCGCGGTATCTGCGCCAAGTGCTACGGCCGCAACCTGGCTTCGGGCCGCATGGTGCAGCGTGGCGAGGCAGTAGGTGTTATCGCCGCTCAGTCGATTGGTGAGCCTGGTACGCAGCTCACCCTGCGTACCTTCCACGTAGGTGGTACGGCTTCTAACATCGCCGTGGAGTCGAACATCAAAGCCAAATTCGCTGGTGTGGTGGAGTTCGAGGACGTTCGTACCGTAGCAACCATGACGCCGGAAGGCGTGAAAGGTGCCGTGGTAATGGGCCGCTCGGGTGAAGTTCGCATCGTGGAGAAAGGCACGGGCCGCGTCTTCACTTCCAACCACGTTCCCTACGGCTCTTTCATGCTCGTAACGGAAGGCCAGGAAGTGGAGAAAGGCACCGAGCTGAACAACTGGGACCCCTACAACGCCGTTATTTTGGCCGAGTTTGATGGTACCGTGCAGTTCGATGCCATCACGGAAGGCGTGACCTACCGTGAGGAATCGGACGAACAGACCGGTCACCGCGAGAAGGTAATCATGGAGTCGAAGGCGAAGGACCAGAACCCGTCCATCATCATCCGCCCCGGCAAAAAGGGCGATGCCGAAGGTCAGAAGGGCTACAGCATTCCGGTGGGCTCGCACTTGAACGTCGAGAACAACGAGAAAATCACGGCTGGTCACATCCTCGCCAAGATTCCTCGCTCGGTGGGCAAGACCCGCGACATCACCGGTGGTCTGCCGCGGGTAACGGAGCTTTTCGAAGCCCGGAACCCGTCGAACCCCGCCGTGGTATCGGAAATCGACGGCGTGGTAACCTACGGCACCGTGAAACGCGGCAACCGTGAAATCTACGTTGAGTCGAAAGACGGTGTCAAGAAGAAATACATGGTGCCGCTGTCGAAGCACATTCTGGTGCAGGACAACGACTTCATCCGCGCCGGCATGCCGCTGTCGGATGGTGCCATCACGCCTTCTGACATCCTGAGCATTCAGGGCCCCGGTGCCGTGCAGGAGTACCTCGTGAACGAGATTCAGGAAGTGTACCGCTTGCAGGGTGTGAAAATCAACGACAAGCACATCGAGGTGGTAGTCCGCCAGATGATGCAGAAAGTTGTGATTCTGGATGCCGGTGACACGTCGTTCCTCGAAAATCAGGTGATTGATAAAATCATCTTCATGGCCGAGAACGATATGATTATCGACATGAAAGTGGTGACCGAAGCCGGTGATTCGAGCAACATGAAGCCCGGTCAGATTGTGACAGCCCGTCGCCTCCGCGACGAGAACAGCAGCCTGAAACGCCGCGACCTCACCCTCGTGCAAGTGCGCGACGCGCAGCCTTCGGTTTCGCGCCCCACGCTGCAAGGCATCACGCAGGCGTCGCTTGGTACTGCTTCGTTCATCTCGGCCGCATCCTTCCAGGAGACGACCAAGGTGTTGAGCGAAGCCGCCATCCGCGGCAAGGCCGACCAGCTGCTGGGCCTGAAGGAGAACGTAATCGTCGGTCACCTCATTCCGGCCGGTACCGGTCTGCGCGAATACACGCGTCAGATTGTCGGCTCGAAAGAAGAGATGGAAGCTGCCCAAGCCGCGCAAGCAGCCGAAGCTGCCGTTCCCGCCAAGCGCCCCAGCCGTGCTGGCAAGCGCGAAGTGTCGGCTGAGTAA